A window of Aquipuribacter sp. SD81 genomic DNA:
CATGCGCGCGCCGTGCCGCTCCATGATCCGGCCGAACATGTGCCCGATCTGCGCGAGGTCGGCCCCGGGTGCGTGCTCGGTGCCGACCAGCAGGCCCGCGAGCCCGTCCCGGTCCACGGCGACGCGCTGGGCCTGGCTCAGCGCCTCGCCCACGAGCCGGCGCGCCCACAGCGCGAGCCGCCCGGCGATGCGCGGGTCCCGGTCGACCGCCTGCCGCACCGCGCGCGCGACGACGGCCGTGTGCCCCTCGTCGGCGAGCACCTGCTCGACGAGGTCGCGGGTGCCGGTGTCGACGAAGGCCGCGACCTCCCGGTAGAAGTCCATCGCGATGCCGTCGCCGACGTAGGCCTTGACGAGCCCCTCCAGCCAGTCGTTCGGCGCGGTCCGGTCGTGGAAGGCGTCGACCGGGGCGACGAAGGGGGCCATCGCGTCCTGCGGGTCGCCGCCGAGCGCCTCGATGCGCTCCGCGAGGGCCTCGTAGTGGCGCAGCTCGGTGGCCGCCACCTGCGCGAGGGCGATCTTCTCGGCGAGGCTCGGCGCGAGCTCCGCGTCGCCGGCGAGACGGCTGAAGGCCGTCAGCTCGCCGTAGGCGAGGGCGCCCAGCAGGTCGACGACGGCACCCCCGGCGGCCGCCTCGGGGCGGGGGCCTGCGGTGTCGTCGGGCTGCATGGCGGCACCCTAGCCCCGGCGCCCGGCTACGATCGTGGCCATAGTGACTGACTTGACGACTTCCGACACCGGCCCCGCAGGCGCGACCGAGACCCTCGAGACGACCGCCGCGAAGGTGCCGACCCCCCAGACGTTCGCCGACTTCGGCGTGCAGCCCGAGATCTGCGAGGCCCTCGCGGGCGCCGGGATCACGCACCCGTTCCCGATCCAGGCGATGACGCTGCCGGTCGCGCTCGGCGGTGCCGACATCATCGGGCAGGCGAAGACCGGCACGGGCAAGACGCTCGGGTTCGGCGTCCCGCTCGTGCAGCGCGTCGTCGGCCCCGGCGAGCCCGGCTTCGACGACCTCGCCGTCCCCGGCGCCCCGCAGGCGCTCGTGGTGGCGCCGACGCGCGAGCTCGCGCTGCAGGTCGCGCAGGACCTCACGACGGCCGCGAGCAGGCGGCCGGTCCGCGTGACGGTCATCTTCGGCGGCCGGGCGTACGAGCCGCAGATCGAGGCGCTGCGCCGCGGCGTCGAGATCGTCGTGGGCACGCCCGGTCGGCTCATCGACCTCGCGAACCAGGGGCACCTCGACCTCGGCAACGCCCGCCACGTCGTGCTCGACGAGGCCGACGAGATGCTCGACCTCGGCTTCCTGCCGGACGTGGAGCGCATCCTGTCCCGCACGCCCGCTGGCCGGCAGACCATGCTGTTCAGCGCGACGATGCCGTCGGCCGTCGTGTCGCTCGCGCGGCAGTACATGACGCAGCCGACGCACATCCGGGCCCACGACCCGGACGACGACGGCGCGACGGTCAAGCTCGTCACGCAGTTCGCCTACCGCACCCACCCGATGGACCGCATCGAGTGCCTCGCGCGCCTGCTGCAGGCCGAGGGTCGCGGGCTCACGATCGTGTTCACCCGCACCCGCCGCAACGCCTCGAAGGTCGCCGACGACCTCGTGACGCGCGGGTTCGCGGCCGCCGCGATCCACGGCGACCTCGGCCAGGGCGCCCGTGAGCAGGCGCTGCGCGCCTTCCGCAACGGCAAGGTCGACGTGCTCATCGCCACGGACGTGGCCGCGCGCGGCATCGACGTGACCGACGTGACCCACGTCGTGAACTACGAGTGCCCGGACGACGCGCGCACGTACGTGCACCGCATCGGCCGGACGGGGCGCGCCGGCAAGGGCGGCACGGCCGTCACCTTCGTGGAGTGGGCGGACACCGTCCGCTGGCAGGTCATCGCCCGCGAGATCGGCATCCCCGCCGACGAGCCCGTCGAGACCTACTCCACGTCGCCGCACCTGTACACGGACCTCGGCATCCCCGAGGGCACGAAGGGCCGGCTGCCCCGCGCGGCGCGCACCCGGGCGGGCCTGGACGCCGAGGAGTACGAGGACGTCGAGGGCCCCGCGAAGGCCGGCCGCGGCCGCTCGCGCGGTGGCCGTGACGGCGGTCGCGAGGGTGGCCGTGACGGTGGTCGCGAGGGTGGTCGTGACGGCGGCCGCGAGGGTGGCCGCGGGCGTGACGGCGGTCGCGGGCGTCGCTCCGGCGGCGGTCCGTCCGAGCCGTCCGCCGCGTCCGACGAGGGCGTCGAGGTGCCGCGCACGCCGCGGCGACGGCGTCGTGGCTCCTCGGAGACCGTCGTCGTGGACGGCGGCGGCGCCGCCTCCGGCGACGGCACCGGCTCCGCGGAGGGCGGCTCCGGCGGGACGCGTCGGCGCCGACGCCGCCGCGGGTCGGGCCAGGGCGCCGCGAGCGGGAGCAGCGGGTCCCCCGTCACCACGGGCTGAGGCCCGGGGGCGCACCTCAGCGACCGGCGAGCAGCTCCGCCGCGAGCTCCCGGTAGGCGGCGGCCGCCGCCGAGCGTGGGCTGGTCGTGAGCACGCTGCGCCCGCGCGTCGGCGCCTCGGCGACGCGCACCGACCGCGGGACGGCACGCAGCACCGGCAGGCCGTAGCGACCCTCCAGGTCGGCGACCACCTCCCGGGCGTGCGAGGTGCGGAGGTCGACCATCGTCGGCAGGAGCCCGACCACCCTGAGCCCCGGGTTGAGGATGCGGCGCACGTCCTCGACCGTGTCGAGCAGCTGCCCGACCGCACGGTGGCTCAGCATCTCCGCCGCCAGGGGCACGAGGACCTCGTCGGCGGCCGCGAGGGCGTTGAGGGTGAGCACGCCGAGGCTCGGCGAGCAGTCGAGCACGACGTCGTCGTAGTCGTCGGCCACCGAGGCCAGGGCGGTCCGCAGCGCGAGGTCGCGGCCGGGTCGCACCATGAGCGCGGCGTCGGCCCCCGCGAGGTCGATGGTCGCGGGCACGAGGTCGACACCCTCCGCGGTGCGGACCACCGAGTCGGCGAGCGGCCGACCGAGCAGGACGTCGTGGCTGCTGGTCGTCACCTCCTCCGCGTCGACACCGAGCGCGAAGGTGAGGCACGCCTGCGCGTCGAGGTCGACGAGCAGCACCCGTCGCCCGGCCTGGGCGAACGCGGTCGCGAGCGCCGCGGCGGTCGTCGTCTTCGCGACGCCGCCCTTCTGGTTCGCGACGGCGAGCACACGGGGCACGCCTGCATCCAATCACCGACCGGCCGGCACCCGGGACGGCCGCACCCGGCGACGTGCCGCCGCCCGACAGGCGTCCCGGCCGTCC
This region includes:
- a CDS encoding ferritin-like fold-containing protein; this translates as MQPDDTAGPRPEAAAGGAVVDLLGALAYGELTAFSRLAGDAELAPSLAEKIALAQVAATELRHYEALAERIEALGGDPQDAMAPFVAPVDAFHDRTAPNDWLEGLVKAYVGDGIAMDFYREVAAFVDTGTRDLVEQVLADEGHTAVVARAVRQAVDRDPRIAGRLALWARRLVGEALSQAQRVAVDRDGLAGLLVGTEHAPGADLAQIGHMFGRIMERHGARMKVLGLAP
- a CDS encoding DEAD/DEAH box helicase encodes the protein MTDLTTSDTGPAGATETLETTAAKVPTPQTFADFGVQPEICEALAGAGITHPFPIQAMTLPVALGGADIIGQAKTGTGKTLGFGVPLVQRVVGPGEPGFDDLAVPGAPQALVVAPTRELALQVAQDLTTAASRRPVRVTVIFGGRAYEPQIEALRRGVEIVVGTPGRLIDLANQGHLDLGNARHVVLDEADEMLDLGFLPDVERILSRTPAGRQTMLFSATMPSAVVSLARQYMTQPTHIRAHDPDDDGATVKLVTQFAYRTHPMDRIECLARLLQAEGRGLTIVFTRTRRNASKVADDLVTRGFAAAAIHGDLGQGAREQALRAFRNGKVDVLIATDVAARGIDVTDVTHVVNYECPDDARTYVHRIGRTGRAGKGGTAVTFVEWADTVRWQVIAREIGIPADEPVETYSTSPHLYTDLGIPEGTKGRLPRAARTRAGLDAEEYEDVEGPAKAGRGRSRGGRDGGREGGRDGGREGGRDGGREGGRGRDGGRGRRSGGGPSEPSAASDEGVEVPRTPRRRRRGSSETVVVDGGGAASGDGTGSAEGGSGGTRRRRRRRGSGQGAASGSSGSPVTTG
- a CDS encoding ParA family protein; amino-acid sequence: MPRVLAVANQKGGVAKTTTAAALATAFAQAGRRVLLVDLDAQACLTFALGVDAEEVTTSSHDVLLGRPLADSVVRTAEGVDLVPATIDLAGADAALMVRPGRDLALRTALASVADDYDDVVLDCSPSLGVLTLNALAAADEVLVPLAAEMLSHRAVGQLLDTVEDVRRILNPGLRVVGLLPTMVDLRTSHAREVVADLEGRYGLPVLRAVPRSVRVAEAPTRGRSVLTTSPRSAAAAAYRELAAELLAGR